The following proteins come from a genomic window of Candidatus Obscuribacter sp.:
- a CDS encoding sodium:calcium antiporter, whose amino-acid sequence MILDLVILIFTLIFIVACSDLFTNGIEWLGQRLQLSEGVVGSVLAAVGTALPETLIPVVALIFFKAEHGAEVGIGAIAGAPFMLSTLTFGICGVACLMFTASKRREAGLEIKKGVIKRDLRFFILAYSIAIAASFLPSEGFYRPVVAVLLLLVYPLYLYKSFQHEGEVGVAPESLYLSRVFATVGSERLRLIVPQIFFGLAGISGGAYMFVQGIQNLSDDFHIPPLVLSLIVCPIATELPEKINSVLWLRARKDTLALGNISGALVFQSCFPVAFGGFY is encoded by the coding sequence GTGATTCTTGACTTAGTTATCCTCATTTTTACTCTTATCTTTATTGTTGCTTGCTCTGATCTCTTTACAAATGGCATTGAGTGGCTCGGGCAGCGCTTGCAACTCAGCGAAGGAGTGGTGGGAAGTGTGCTTGCAGCGGTGGGTACAGCCCTGCCTGAGACTCTCATTCCTGTAGTTGCTCTAATATTTTTTAAAGCTGAGCACGGTGCCGAAGTCGGTATCGGAGCCATAGCAGGCGCCCCGTTTATGCTTTCTACACTGACTTTTGGCATATGTGGCGTAGCCTGTTTGATGTTTACAGCGAGCAAACGCCGGGAAGCTGGCTTGGAAATTAAAAAGGGTGTAATCAAGAGGGACTTGCGGTTCTTTATTCTTGCTTATTCCATTGCCATTGCCGCTTCCTTCCTGCCCAGTGAGGGTTTTTACCGTCCAGTTGTGGCAGTTTTGTTATTACTTGTTTATCCACTATATCTTTACAAGTCTTTTCAGCATGAAGGTGAAGTGGGCGTAGCGCCGGAGTCTCTCTATCTCAGTCGGGTATTTGCTACGGTCGGCTCGGAGCGTTTGAGACTGATTGTGCCTCAAATATTCTTTGGCCTCGCTGGTATCAGTGGCGGTGCTTATATGTTCGTTCAGGGTATTCAAAATCTATCTGATGATTTTCATATTCCGCCGCTTGTGCTGTCATTAATTGTCTGTCCGATTGCCACGGAGCTACCCGAAAAAATCAACAGTGTGCTCTGGCTGAGAGCTAGAAAGGATACTCTGGCATTGGGTAATATCAGCGGCGCGCTGGTGTTTCAGAGTTGCTTCCCTGTAGCTTTTGGTGGCTTTTACTGA
- a CDS encoding transglutaminase domain-containing protein, protein MLTKRLTPRALLTGFATAMALLTAAPSQPATPSLARGVRTSGMRRYLVHIKTKMTVPPGGFRQVRVWHALPTPTAWSRTERMPPLTALSYTPGTARFELEKDKRSGHIYFEQNTGLSPGNVLEFTTNFEFFSANRTFDTGSIAASWSQYKNTDFAGADARVAINPTLAKIADSIKSSSDPISFVKNACDWVAKNLTYDDTVGWPADDVASTMRYKRGHCGHFTNVFKQLCMQAGIPYRAVWGLALDDAASIASMHKTTDNYTYCHTWSEVNFPYTGWVEVDPLHAGDYFNQPAKLVQNNTCFQNCSVWVTENGKPSRMPNWDRNSGKWDFNTTTKVTFEER, encoded by the coding sequence GTGCTGACAAAACGGCTTACCCCAAGAGCATTGCTTACTGGTTTTGCTACGGCAATGGCATTGCTCACAGCTGCGCCCAGTCAGCCAGCCACCCCGTCACTTGCCAGAGGTGTGCGCACATCGGGTATGCGGCGCTATTTAGTCCACATCAAAACAAAAATGACCGTCCCCCCGGGTGGTTTTAGACAAGTCAGAGTCTGGCATGCGCTGCCGACTCCCACCGCCTGGAGCCGCACTGAGCGTATGCCACCTTTGACGGCGCTGAGTTATACCCCTGGCACCGCTCGCTTTGAACTAGAAAAAGACAAACGTTCAGGGCACATATACTTTGAGCAAAACACAGGCCTCAGCCCCGGCAATGTTTTAGAGTTCACAACCAATTTTGAATTTTTTTCGGCCAACCGAACCTTTGATACAGGCTCGATTGCCGCTAGCTGGTCACAATACAAAAACACTGATTTTGCAGGAGCTGATGCCAGAGTCGCTATAAATCCCACTCTGGCAAAAATCGCCGACTCAATTAAATCTTCTAGTGACCCTATCAGCTTTGTCAAAAACGCTTGTGACTGGGTGGCTAAAAACCTCACTTATGATGATACTGTCGGCTGGCCTGCCGATGATGTAGCTTCCACGATGCGCTACAAACGCGGTCACTGCGGGCACTTCACCAATGTTTTTAAACAACTATGTATGCAAGCCGGTATACCTTACCGAGCCGTCTGGGGGCTGGCTCTGGACGATGCAGCGTCTATAGCCTCGATGCACAAAACAACAGATAATTACACTTATTGCCATACCTGGTCTGAGGTCAACTTCCCTTACACCGGTTGGGTAGAAGTGGACCCTCTGCACGCTGGCGACTATTTTAATCAGCCCGCCAAACTGGTGCAAAACAACACATGCTTCCAAAATTGCTCTGTCTGGGTAACTGAAAACGGCAAACCATCACGTATGCCAAATTGGGACAGAAACAGCGGCAAATGGGACTTTAACACCACCACAAAAGTGACATTTGAAGAACGCTAA
- a CDS encoding DUF1643 domain-containing protein, whose amino-acid sequence MVTPSMTVPTDCDIVAFMERLSTSSGAIFDRGRRYRYVLWRNFSERAHQNYLSIIMLNPSNADEHFDDPTIASCGRLARNNGYDGFMVSNLYAYCTPYPAELMACRDPVGALWGRQNDHYLQLTQSSARATLLAWGNHAVFKPGRVSQVLAMVDKSRALHIGMTGKMQPRHPLYVAADARLLKAPAILWA is encoded by the coding sequence GTGGTTACGCCATCAATGACGGTACCGACTGATTGCGACATAGTTGCATTTATGGAGCGCCTGTCCACCAGCAGTGGCGCGATTTTTGATCGCGGGCGCAGATATCGCTATGTGCTCTGGCGTAATTTTAGCGAGCGCGCGCACCAAAATTACCTCTCCATAATTATGCTCAATCCATCCAATGCCGATGAGCATTTTGACGATCCGACCATTGCCAGTTGTGGTCGACTGGCGCGCAACAATGGCTATGATGGCTTTATGGTGAGCAATCTCTATGCATATTGCACGCCCTATCCCGCTGAGTTAATGGCCTGTCGCGATCCTGTCGGCGCGCTCTGGGGGCGGCAAAACGATCACTATTTGCAATTGACTCAGTCTAGTGCCAGGGCTACTCTGCTTGCCTGGGGCAATCATGCAGTATTTAAGCCGGGACGAGTCAGTCAGGTTTTGGCTATGGTGGATAAAAGTCGCGCTTTGCATATCGGTATGACTGGCAAAATGCAGCCGCGTCATCCTCTGTATGTGGCAGCTGATGCTAGATTACTCAAAGCCCCTGCAATATTGTGGGCTTGA
- a CDS encoding VWA domain-containing protein: protein MGHKHERPVEPFSDLHVEHGHVRATLLHDPTVEGLDMAIYMDGSASMSGDYTYKKKYNSLFDWFFGRNEQTMPNNVEPQVQWMLEYLATKDRNGLLRVAYWACGATGCEIELVGELKGTDVSTYKFPGPTFQGKSTNLAPALKDYIVYLRKQMQLGCRRGCAVFVTDGEIHDEDDVRRYCREIAREINNGSLPKINFILVGVGEGVNEEQMEEICHEEYPGIGHLWCHRIAEEINEVAELVAVLVDESMTVAGGGQITDDKGKVLKVYESRLPAVLEFQIPETAKSFTLEINGQRFTQPIPEDDDDDDDHH, encoded by the coding sequence ATGGGACACAAACACGAAAGACCCGTAGAACCCTTTTCTGACTTGCACGTGGAGCACGGTCATGTCCGCGCAACACTGCTCCACGACCCTACCGTAGAAGGTCTGGACATGGCGATTTATATGGACGGGTCGGCCAGTATGAGTGGCGACTATACCTATAAGAAGAAGTACAACAGCCTGTTTGATTGGTTTTTTGGCCGCAACGAGCAAACTATGCCAAACAATGTCGAGCCCCAGGTACAGTGGATGCTCGAATACCTGGCTACCAAAGACAGAAATGGACTCTTGCGTGTGGCTTACTGGGCCTGTGGCGCCACCGGTTGTGAAATCGAACTGGTCGGTGAATTAAAGGGTACAGACGTTAGTACTTATAAGTTTCCTGGACCGACATTCCAGGGCAAGTCAACCAACCTGGCCCCCGCTCTAAAGGATTATATTGTCTACCTGCGTAAACAAATGCAGCTAGGCTGCCGCCGGGGTTGTGCAGTATTTGTCACCGATGGCGAAATCCACGATGAAGATGACGTCAGACGCTATTGCCGCGAGATTGCCAGAGAAATCAATAATGGCAGTCTGCCCAAAATCAATTTTATCCTCGTCGGAGTTGGCGAAGGCGTCAATGAAGAACAGATGGAAGAGATTTGCCATGAGGAATATCCGGGTATAGGACACCTGTGGTGTCACCGTATTGCCGAGGAAATTAATGAAGTAGCTGAACTTGTGGCTGTGCTGGTAGATGAATCAATGACTGTGGCTGGCGGTGGTCAAATCACCGACGACAAAGGCAAAGTCCTTAAGGTCTACGAATCTCGCCTCCCAGCAGTGCTGGAGTTCCAAATCCCGGAGACAGCTAAAAGCTTTACCCTGGAAATCAACGGTCAAAGGTTTACCCAACCTATCCCCGAAGATGACGACGATGATGACGATCATCACTAA
- a CDS encoding CTP synthase, translated as MNTRFVFVTGGVVSSLGKGILAASLGRLLRARQLSASIVKLDPYLNVDPGTMSPYQHGEVFVTEDGAETDLDLGHYERFIDVNLGRMNNITAGAIYKSVLEKERKGDYLGGTVQMIPHVTNEIKNFLRKGALQSKAHVIIVEVGGTVGDIESLIFLEAIRQMRKDVGRDNCCYIHVTMIPDLKTTSELKTKPTQHSVDTLRSRGIQPDILACRTERNIGTSIREKLSLFTDVDLNCVIQCRDVQHLYEVPLRLEEEGLAERVLEKLRLPNMEPDLDAWKNLVERVKNPTKQVTVAIVGKYVMLSDAYISVVESLKHAGAALSTQVNIKWVLSEDIEKNGCEAYLTGVDGILVPGGFGDRGIEGKVSAAGYAREHKLPYLGLCLGMQIAVIEFARNVAKMEKAHSTEFDAKSPYPVIDLMPDQHNVTHKGGTMRLGKYPCTLKAGTVAARVYGTTEISERHRHRYEVNNDLRAELAKNGLVFSGLSPDERLVEMIELTDHPYFVACQFHPELKSRPDKPHPLFVGLVEAMIKHSELNGGGKKSDAENAKEQKANAEKASAENAKAVSVKAAQKAQA; from the coding sequence ATGAACACCCGATTTGTGTTTGTCACCGGTGGTGTTGTTTCCTCCTTAGGCAAAGGTATCCTGGCCGCTTCTCTGGGAAGGTTACTGAGAGCCCGTCAACTCAGTGCCAGCATTGTCAAACTAGATCCTTATCTCAATGTCGACCCGGGCACAATGAGCCCTTATCAACATGGCGAAGTCTTTGTTACTGAAGACGGTGCTGAGACTGACCTGGACTTAGGTCACTATGAGCGCTTTATCGATGTCAATCTCGGTCGGATGAACAACATCACCGCAGGCGCCATCTATAAGAGCGTCTTAGAAAAAGAACGCAAAGGCGATTATCTGGGCGGTACAGTGCAGATGATCCCCCATGTCACCAACGAAATCAAAAACTTTTTGCGCAAAGGCGCCCTGCAATCCAAAGCTCACGTCATCATCGTCGAAGTTGGCGGGACAGTCGGCGACATCGAGAGCTTGATATTCCTCGAAGCCATTAGACAGATGCGCAAAGACGTCGGTCGCGACAACTGCTGCTATATCCACGTCACGATGATCCCCGATCTCAAGACTACCAGCGAACTCAAAACCAAACCAACCCAACACAGTGTCGATACACTACGCAGCCGAGGCATCCAGCCAGACATCCTGGCTTGCCGCACAGAGCGCAACATCGGTACATCAATCCGCGAAAAACTCTCACTCTTTACCGACGTCGACCTCAACTGCGTGATTCAGTGCAGAGACGTGCAACATCTCTATGAAGTACCACTGAGACTGGAAGAAGAAGGTCTGGCGGAGCGTGTCCTGGAAAAACTAAGACTGCCCAACATGGAGCCGGACTTAGACGCCTGGAAAAATCTTGTCGAACGTGTCAAAAATCCAACCAAGCAAGTCACTGTAGCCATAGTCGGCAAATATGTAATGCTATCTGATGCTTACATCTCGGTTGTCGAGTCGCTCAAGCATGCTGGAGCGGCTCTCTCCACTCAAGTCAATATCAAATGGGTACTCTCCGAAGACATCGAAAAGAACGGCTGCGAAGCTTATCTCACCGGTGTTGACGGCATACTTGTACCAGGCGGCTTTGGCGATCGTGGTATCGAAGGCAAAGTCAGTGCCGCTGGTTATGCCAGAGAGCACAAACTCCCTTATCTGGGACTGTGCCTGGGCATGCAGATAGCCGTAATCGAATTTGCTCGCAATGTAGCAAAAATGGAAAAAGCCCACTCCACAGAATTTGACGCTAAATCACCTTATCCAGTTATCGATCTGATGCCAGATCAGCACAATGTCACCCACAAAGGCGGCACGATGCGCCTGGGCAAATATCCCTGCACACTCAAAGCAGGTACTGTGGCAGCCCGCGTCTACGGCACCACCGAGATATCTGAGAGACACCGCCACCGCTATGAGGTCAACAACGATCTCAGAGCCGAGCTTGCCAAAAACGGCCTGGTCTTTAGTGGCTTGTCACCCGACGAACGTCTCGTTGAGATGATCGAACTCACCGACCATCCTTACTTTGTCGCCTGTCAGTTTCACCCTGAGCTAAAGAGCCGTCCAGACAAACCGCATCCGCTCTTTGTCGGACTGGTCGAGGCCATGATTAAACACTCTGAATTAAACGGTGGCGGCAAAAAATCTGATGCCGAAAACGCAAAAGAACAAAAAGCCAATGCTGAAAAAGCCAGTGCCGAAAATGCCAAGGCTGTATCAGTCAAAGCCGCTCAAAAAGCTCAAGCCTGA
- a CDS encoding VWA domain-containing protein, with the protein MAHKHEVIVKPFSDVHNKGGHILATLLHDPTVEGLDVALYMDGSASMEDEYGPRGILAKLGPVKNQVEPQMRWMLEYLANKDRDSVLRVAYWATGDGSQIEVVGDLTGAQAQSYKFPGPQFYGKGTVMLPVLRDYVAYIRKQSEAGARQGLAVIITDSQVYDANDVRAYSSQVAKEIAAGRLPRINFVLVGVGEQVDEEQMEKICHEEYEGVGHLWCHRIADRMEEMAELVAVLVDETMTVASGGKIYDDKGNVLKIYESRLPAVLEFDVPHGCTSFTLEVGGEKFTQPIPDEDDHDDDDDDDHNAPPQVFGGTSGGQGHHH; encoded by the coding sequence ATGGCTCACAAACACGAAGTGATCGTAAAACCATTTAGTGACGTCCACAACAAGGGCGGTCACATCCTGGCGACTCTACTCCATGACCCCACTGTGGAGGGTCTGGACGTCGCTTTATATATGGATGGCTCGGCAAGCATGGAAGACGAGTACGGACCCAGAGGCATTTTAGCCAAGCTGGGTCCGGTCAAAAACCAGGTTGAGCCGCAAATGCGCTGGATGCTGGAGTATCTGGCTAACAAAGACAGAGACAGCGTCCTGCGCGTGGCTTACTGGGCCACTGGAGATGGCTCCCAGATAGAAGTGGTGGGGGATCTGACCGGTGCTCAGGCACAGTCTTATAAATTTCCTGGACCTCAATTTTACGGTAAAGGCACAGTGATGCTGCCGGTGCTGCGTGACTATGTCGCCTACATCCGCAAACAAAGCGAAGCGGGTGCCAGACAGGGTCTAGCGGTAATTATCACCGATAGCCAGGTTTACGATGCCAACGACGTGCGAGCCTACTCCTCACAGGTGGCTAAAGAAATAGCGGCAGGTCGCCTGCCTCGTATTAACTTTGTCCTGGTGGGTGTGGGAGAACAGGTAGACGAAGAACAGATGGAAAAAATCTGTCATGAAGAATACGAGGGTGTAGGTCACCTCTGGTGCCACCGCATCGCCGATCGTATGGAAGAAATGGCAGAACTAGTAGCAGTGCTTGTGGATGAAACAATGACGGTGGCATCCGGTGGCAAAATCTACGATGACAAAGGCAATGTGCTCAAAATCTACGAATCCAGACTACCAGCTGTTTTAGAGTTTGATGTACCGCATGGTTGTACCAGCTTTACCCTGGAAGTTGGCGGTGAAAAATTTACCCAGCCAATCCCAGACGAAGACGATCATGACGACGACGATGACGATGATCACAATGCGCCACCCCAAGTGTTTGGTGGCACAAGTGGGGGACAGGGTCACCATCACTGA
- the corA gene encoding magnesium/cobalt transporter CorA has translation MTHRRTIRKTIRKTMTIPYTVTGLAPESVTFDPDAAQSVITLVAYDGEKLIEEHNVEMMRIVPLMGKYPVLWLNVEGLGSSQKIKWLAELFKIHPLAIEDIVTVHQRAKFEQYDDGCFFIAHMMEAKTELVSEQVSLYFGKNFVLTFQEGPIDATRPVLERIRKGQGRLRQSGADYLAYAIIDSVIDCYYPVLEYFGEKLEALEDDILDNPNKRTVSALHLVKRELLSMRRTLFPMREAISSMMRMAPDYFTPDTLLHMRDSHDHVIQITDFIDTYRELCSDLMDVYLSSISNRLSEVMKVLTVITTICAPPTLVAGIYGMNFNGDASPFNMPELNWYYGYPLALCLMVITSAALCMFILKPLKQLERKAVVPEFDRSQGVTAPPPPHLASVGGRATGNHEAQSGASSNSNSLRTGSNDAQPAIRQDTNSGYAINDGTD, from the coding sequence GTGACGCATCGCAGAACGATCCGTAAAACAATTAGAAAAACCATGACGATACCGTATACGGTGACGGGGCTCGCTCCCGAATCCGTTACGTTTGATCCCGATGCGGCGCAGTCTGTTATTACACTTGTCGCTTATGACGGCGAGAAGTTAATCGAAGAGCATAACGTCGAGATGATGCGCATTGTGCCTTTGATGGGCAAGTATCCAGTGCTCTGGCTCAATGTAGAAGGACTGGGTAGCTCTCAAAAAATCAAATGGCTTGCTGAGCTTTTTAAAATTCACCCACTTGCCATTGAAGACATTGTTACTGTGCACCAGCGTGCTAAGTTTGAGCAATATGATGACGGCTGTTTTTTTATTGCTCATATGATGGAAGCCAAAACTGAGCTGGTATCGGAGCAGGTCAGTTTGTATTTTGGCAAAAACTTTGTCCTGACCTTTCAGGAAGGACCAATTGACGCCACAAGACCAGTGCTTGAGCGCATCCGTAAAGGGCAGGGACGGCTCCGGCAGTCCGGTGCAGATTATCTAGCCTATGCAATCATCGATAGTGTGATTGACTGCTACTATCCTGTGCTTGAATATTTTGGCGAAAAGTTAGAAGCCCTGGAAGACGACATCCTCGACAATCCCAATAAGCGCACAGTAAGTGCTTTGCACCTGGTCAAGCGTGAACTACTGAGTATGCGTCGCACACTCTTTCCGATGAGAGAGGCGATAAGCTCAATGATGCGCATGGCGCCAGACTATTTTACGCCAGACACTCTTTTGCACATGCGCGACAGCCATGATCACGTCATCCAGATTACTGATTTTATCGATACTTATCGTGAGCTATGTTCTGATTTGATGGATGTTTATCTCTCGAGTATCAGCAATCGTTTATCTGAAGTAATGAAGGTGCTAACTGTCATCACAACCATATGTGCGCCACCAACACTGGTGGCAGGCATCTATGGTATGAACTTTAATGGTGATGCCTCGCCATTTAATATGCCAGAGCTAAACTGGTATTACGGCTATCCCCTGGCGCTCTGTTTGATGGTGATTACATCGGCTGCTCTTTGTATGTTTATCCTCAAGCCGCTTAAGCAACTGGAGCGCAAAGCGGTTGTGCCTGAGTTTGATCGCAGCCAGGGTGTTACCGCTCCACCGCCTCCGCATTTGGCGAGTGTCGGCGGACGCGCTACCGGCAATCATGAGGCTCAGTCCGGTGCTAGCTCTAACTCTAACAGTCTGCGCACCGGCAGTAACGACGCGCAACCGGCCATAAGACAGGATACCAATAGTGGTTACGCCATCAATGACGGTACCGACTGA
- the gatC gene encoding Asp-tRNA(Asn)/Glu-tRNA(Gln) amidotransferase subunit GatC has translation MISIQDVKHVAKLARLSLTEEECQKYSAQLSDIMGFFDELQSVDTAGVEPMSHPIAAVNVLREDVVEQSLPREVLMKNAPLTDGAFFKVPKIGD, from the coding sequence ATGATTTCCATCCAAGATGTTAAACATGTAGCCAAATTAGCCAGGTTAAGCCTGACTGAAGAGGAGTGTCAAAAGTACTCCGCCCAGCTATCGGACATCATGGGATTTTTTGACGAACTTCAGAGTGTGGACACTGCAGGCGTGGAGCCAATGTCCCATCCGATTGCAGCCGTAAACGTGCTGCGCGAAGACGTTGTTGAGCAGTCATTGCCTCGTGAAGTCTTAATGAAGAACGCTCCACTTACAGACGGAGCATTTTTTAAAGTGCCAAAAATAGGGGATTAA
- a CDS encoding HAD family hydrolase has translation MLGKHLGNSMDKPLLILDLDETLIRGVTEPLERDYDMLLGPYFVYFRPHARDFLGNLESEYTLGFWSSATISYVGPICRQLMKGFGDPLFVWDRERCTHRFDHFKKEPYYLKDLRRIEKNGLSLNRVLIVDDELRKVSLQYGNAVIVKQYLGQTSDYELLHLERYLSLIAREQDFRNIDKTEWRQHRELT, from the coding sequence ATGCTAGGTAAGCATCTGGGTAATTCCATGGACAAACCGCTCTTAATTTTGGATCTGGACGAAACCCTTATAAGGGGTGTTACTGAGCCATTGGAGCGCGACTATGACATGCTACTTGGCCCTTATTTTGTGTATTTTCGTCCGCATGCCCGGGACTTCCTCGGTAATTTAGAGAGCGAATACACACTTGGTTTCTGGTCGTCAGCCACGATTAGTTATGTCGGACCGATTTGCCGTCAACTGATGAAAGGTTTTGGGGATCCGCTCTTTGTCTGGGACAGAGAACGTTGCACCCACCGCTTCGACCATTTTAAAAAAGAGCCTTACTACTTAAAGGACTTGCGTCGCATCGAAAAAAACGGACTGTCACTCAATCGTGTCCTGATAGTTGATGATGAGTTGCGTAAAGTCAGTTTGCAGTATGGCAACGCCGTCATCGTCAAGCAGTATTTAGGTCAGACATCGGATTACGAGCTTTTGCACCTGGAGCGCTATCTCTCACTTATTGCCCGGGAGCAGGACTTTCGCAATATTGATAAAACAGAGTGGCGTCAGCATCGCGAACTAACATAG